Proteins from one Hemibagrus wyckioides isolate EC202008001 linkage group LG16, SWU_Hwy_1.0, whole genome shotgun sequence genomic window:
- the slc1a3b gene encoding solute carrier family 1 member 3b has protein sequence MTKSTGENPRSRSRVQRIREDIQLRSLKARKKVEDITKDDVKTFLRRNAFVLFTIGAVALGIILGFALRPYKMSYREVKYFSFPGELLMRMLQMLVLPLLVSSLVTGMAALDSRASGKMGMRAVVYYMTTTFIAVFIGIIMVLIIHPGKGSKDEFTQQQKIEQVSPADAFLDLIRNMFPPNLVQACTQQFKTQYGKRVIHVKVIVNESIFNLTNVTQEIAQEEIIPLSGTTSGVNALGLVVFSMCFGLIIGNMKEEGQALRDFFDSLNEAIMRLVAIIMWYAPIGILFLIAGKIVEMDDITEMGGQLGMYTVTVIIGLLIHGIVILPTLFFVITRKNPFIFITGLLQALITALGTSSSSATLPITFKCLEENNKVDKRVTRFVLPVGATINMDGTALYEALAAIFIAQVNNMEMNFGQIITISITATAASIGAAGIPQAGLVTMVIVLTSVGLPTDDISLIIAVDWFLDRLRTTTNVLGDSIGAGIVEFLSRDELQNGDLEMGNSVLEENEVKKPYQKIPQENEYENEKPPDSETKM, from the exons ATGACCAAAAGCACCGGGGAGAACCCACGCTCTCGCAGCCGGGTACAGAGGATCCGCGAGGACATCCAACTGCGCTCCCTGAAGGCCAGAAAGAAAGTAGAGGACATCACCAAAGATGACGTTAAGACCTTCTTGAGGAGGAATGCCTTTGTGCTGTTTACCATTGGGGCAGTTGCTCTTG GCATCATACTCGGATTTGCCCTGCGGCCATATAAGATGTCCTACAGAGAGGTGAAATATTTCTCCTTCCCCGGAGAGCTCTTAATGCGCATGCTCCAGATGTTGGTCCTCCCCTTGCTGGTGTCCAGTCTGGTCACAG GCATGGCAGCACTTGATAGTCGGGCTTCAGGCAAGATGGGGATGCGAGCCGTGGTGTACTACATGACCACCACATTCATCGCTGTGTTCATCGGAATCATCATGGTCCTCATCATCCACCCTGGCAAAGGCTCCAAAGATGAGTTTACTCAGCAACAGAAAATAGAGCAAGTCAGCCCAGCAGATGCCTTCCTGGACTTGATCAG AAACATGTTTCCTCCCAACCTTGTTCAAGCTTGCACACAGCAG TTCAAAACCCAATATGGCAAAAGAGTTATACATGTGAAGGTGATAGTGAATGAGAGCATTTTCAATCTGACCAACGTGACCCAAGAGATTGCTCAGGAAGAGATCATCCCACTCTCTGGCACCACAAGCGGAGTCAATGCTCTTGGGCTGGTCGTGTTTTCCATGTGCTTTGGCCTGATCATTGGGAATATGAAGGAAGAAGGCCAAGCACTCAGGGACTTTTTCGACTCCCTCAACGAGGCTATCATGCGTCTGGTTGCCATCATCATGTG GTATGCACCAATCGGCATCCTCTTTTTGATTGCTGGCAAAATCGTGGAAATGGATGACATCACTGAAATGGGAGGGCAACTAGGCATGTACACTGTGACGGTCATCATAGGCCTCCTAATCCATGGCATTGTTATTCTACCTACTCTCTTCTTTGTCATTACCCGGAAGAAccccttcatcttcatcactggCTTATTGCAGGCCCTAATCACCGCCTTGGGAACATCGTCCAG TTCAGCCACTCTGCCCATTACATTCAAGTGCTTAGAGGAGAACAATAAAGTTGACAAGAGGGTGACCCGCTTTGTGCTGCCAGTTGGCGCAACCATCAACATGGATGGAACGGCACTGTACGAGGCGCTGGCTGCAATCTTTATTGCACAGGTCAACAACATGGAGATGAATTTCGGACAGATCATAACTATAAG CATCACAGCCACAGCTGCCAGTATCGGTGCTGCTGGAATCCCCCAGGCTGGACTGGTGACCATGGTCATCGTGCTGACCTCTGTGGGCCTCCCCACTGACGACATCAGCCTTATCATCGCAGTTGATTGGTTCCT GGACCGACTGCGCACGACGACCAACGTGCTGGGTGACTCTATAGGAGCAGGCATCGTGGAGTTCCTGTCCCGAGATGAGCTGCAGAATGGCGATTTGGAGATGGGCAACTCTGTATTGGAGGAGAATGAGGTGAAGAAGCCTTACCAGAAGATTCCTCAAGAGAACGAGTATGAGAACGAGAAACCTCCAGACAGTGAAACAAAGATGTAG
- the LOC131367230 gene encoding ran-binding protein 3-like — translation MRGFPHAECPGIMSLSADCSAHARSPSDGARGSPISTVARCLQPDTAHAPPKDKPVLAAPMFVFQRMTSTVKRTAEEDGNGACVNKRIRLLTYPSLISRNRKEPCGFSKRVRSSSVSFSPPLQVPRSNVFVPSTLHNPNQVSSSAPSLRSKVKNTLLRPASLVAPEPWSSHNVPCIKQVGLNADGNLSRVTIELPSSASALEERMSPQMSRNLSQTNTSVSESARFVFGENMSERVLSPPCSEDKSETDCSSSDSDSSCTEDTDTVTVQNTLWESAAAHTAACRRRCLLKQVQIFTGEENESNVVQLTCKLFVLEKGTQSWSERGRGVLRLNDLQTKYKGCLQSRMVMRHQGSLKLILNTKLYPHTHLRRPARRNLQVTATDLETHSVRVFLVQASARDIARLYVAIHHRLVALRCSTAMFRDRDGHCSSEEDNDEEEKTNEEAVLITHTRSGDCNWRNSHSRLHP, via the exons ATGAGAGGGTTTCCTCATGCAGAGTGTCCGGGGATCATGTCTCTGTCTGCGGACTGCTCGGCACACGCACGTTCGCCCTCCGACGGCGCGCGAGGAAGCCCGATATCGACCGTCGCGCGATGTCTCCAACCGGACACTGCGCACGCGCCGCCAAAGG ACAAACCCGTACTTGCTGCTCCGATGTTCGTCTTTCAGAGGATGACATCTACAGTGAAG aggaCAGCAGAAGAAGACGGGAATG GAGCCTGTGTGAACAAACGCATCCGATTGCTCACCTATCCTTCTTTGATCAGTCGGAACAGAAAGG AACCCTGTGGCTTTAGCAAGCGTGTGCGTTCAAGTTCTGTTTCCTTCTCACCACCTTTACAGG tCCCAAGATCAAATGTGTTTGTGCCGTCCACCTTGCACAACCCGAACCAAGTCTCTTCCTCTGCAC CATCTCTACGGAGCAAGGTGAAGAACACACTGTTAAGGCCGGCTTCCCTGGTGGCACCTGAGCCATGGAGCAGCCACAATGTGCCTTGTATTAAACAG GTCGGCCTTAATGCAGATGGAAACCTCTCCAGGGTTACGATTGAGCTCCCATCCTCAGCCAGTGCCCTGGAAGAGCGGATGTCACCACAAATGAGCAG aaatCTCTCACAGACTAATACCTCTGTCTCTGAAAGCGCCAGGTTTGTGTTTGGGGAGAATATGAGTGAGAGGGTGCTG AGTCCACCTTGTAGTGAGGACAAGTCTGAAACGGACTGCAGCTCAAGTGACTCCGATTCCTCCTGCACAgaagacacagacacag TGACTGTGCAAAACACACTGTGGGAATCTGCTGCTGCCCACACGGCTGCCTGCAGGAGACGTTGTCTGCTCAAACAAGTGCAGATCTTCACCGGAGAGGAGAATGAGAGCAACGTCGTCCAG CTGACGTGCAAACTGTTCGTTTTGGAGAAGGGAACCCAGTCGTGGAGTGAGAGAGGGCGAGGGGTCTTACGACTAAATGACTTGCAGACTAAATATAAAGGATGTTTGCAGTCAAGGATGG TGATGAGGCACCAGGGCAGTCTGAAACTGATCCTGAACACTAAGTTGTACCCGCACACACACCTGCGGCGCCCGGCACGGAGGAACCTACAGGTGACAGCCACTGACCTGGAGACCCACAGTGTACGTGTGTTCCTGGTCCAGGCCAGTGCCCGAGACATTGCCCGCCTCTATGTGGCTATTCATCACAGACTGGTGGCCCTTCGCTGCAGTACTGCCATGTTCAGGGACCGAGATGGACACTGCAGCAGCGAGGAGGACAACGACGAGGAGGAGAAGACTAATGAGGAGGCggtcttaatcacacacaccagatctG GGGATTGTAATTGGAGGAACAGTCATTCCAGACTCCATCCGTGA